A region of the Streptomyces dengpaensis genome:
GCTGACCGTGGTGCGCACGGAGCCGCGCTTCGCGTCCTTCCCGCCGTCCTCATCGAGGGCGGCAAGGAGGTCTGCCTCGGACAGGGGGCCAGAGTCAAGCGCCGCGAGGATCCGTTCCTTGAGCGTCTTCGGCATCGCCGGCAGCGACTCGGGCTCGCCTTCGTCGCCCTCGCCGTACTCCAGGCCGTCGCTGTCCTCCGCCGCCTGGCCGCCCTTGCCGTCCTTGGGCGGCGGGTAGATCAGCTTCAGGGGCTTGCCCGGGGGCGGCGCGGACCCGTAGAGCTGCCGGATCACCGGGTCGAACCCCTCGTGCGGCGAGAGCGAGCCGACGAGGAAGAAGCGCGCCACCGACGTCGGCCGGGCCGACGTCAGGTGGTAGCACATGCCCTGGCTGTTCGGCTTCTCCTTGCTGCGGTCAACGGGCGCTCCCCATCGCTGAATACGACGGGCGGCACCGAGGATCTTCGGGATGGGCTGAAGGTTTTCACCGGTCGGCAGCAGGCCGTCGCCAACGAGCGAGGCCATCATCTGCGAGCTCCACCTGAGAAGGATGACCTCGCCTTCCTTCAACATGGCCCTCAATGTGTCGCTGCCACCGAGTTCGTCAAGGTGCCCGGCCTGCGCCGCGAGCACGATGCCGATGCCGACGCTGCGCCCGGTCCGACCGATTTCCTTGATCAGCCGTGCCGCCTCGGCCCGGAACGGGCTGCCCTTTTCGAGCAGGCGGTTGGCTTCGTCGATGACGACGTACTCGAGCGGGTCCGGGTTGTTGATCAGGAAGCCCGAGCGGCCCATGTCGGCGTACCGGTTGAACCGCTCTTCGGCCTTCGCGACGGCGGCCCGCAGCAGGCCCATGGCCTCTTTGAGTGTCCGTACGTGCGTGGCGACGTTGCCCTTCGCCTCGGGTACGGACTGCCCGCCCTTGAGGTCGGCGAGGTGCACGACGATCCCGTTGCGCTTGCACGCGGCGAGGAACGCCTGAAGGGCACGGCTCTTACCGGCGCCGGTCGTGCCGAAGATGATGATGCGCTGCGCGTTGCCGGTCTCGGGGTCGTGCACCCGCATCCGCAGCGGCTCGCCGTCGTAGTACGAGCCGATACGGATGCAGCCGTTCTCGTCCAGCTGAAGGTCTTCGAGGGTGATCGCGCGCATCTTCGCGAGCGGGTTCACGGGGAAGACGCGGACGACGGCCTGGCGGCCCCGCCCCTGCTCGAAGATCACGCGGCTGGGGTCGTCGACCTCCAGGAGGTCGCACAGGGCGTCATGGTCGGCGCCCTTCACGCCGCCCGGCCTGGTGCGCAGCATGTACTCGCGCATCACCTCCTGCTTTTCCTCAACGTGCTTCTTCGCGAGGGCTGCCGGGGTCACGGGTGGAGCTCCTTCGACATGTCGTACTCGTTGATCTCGGTGAGGGTCACGCCGGGCAGCGCGGACCGGCCGATCTCCGCCCAGACGTCGTCGTCGGGCGCCGGGCCCGCCTCAGGCTTGGGGCCGATCAGCAGCATCGCGAATCCGGCGCCATGCCCGGGGATCGCCTGCATCTCAAGCAGTTCCTCGGGCACGTTCATCAGGGCCGACAGGCGCTTGATCTTGATGTCGGGTACGGGCTCGCCCTTCTCAATCGCGGTGAGCGCGACGGCGACGCGGCGCCGGTCCTCGATCGCCCGCACCGCGATCACGCGCGTGCCCTCCGCGACGCCGTCCTTCTTCGCCGCGTTCAGGGCCCACCACCGGCCCGCCGGATCGTCGGGAATCGCGATGGCGACCTCGGCTTCGGCGCCCGTGCCGTCTCCGTCGCCCTCGGTGTCCTCGGTCTCGATGACGGGCTCGGGCCACTTCGCGACGCGCTTGGCGAGCTTCCCGGGGCGC
Encoded here:
- a CDS encoding DNA/RNA helicase domain-containing protein produces the protein MTPAALAKKHVEEKQEVMREYMLRTRPGGVKGADHDALCDLLEVDDPSRVIFEQGRGRQAVVRVFPVNPLAKMRAITLEDLQLDENGCIRIGSYYDGEPLRMRVHDPETGNAQRIIIFGTTGAGKSRALQAFLAACKRNGIVVHLADLKGGQSVPEAKGNVATHVRTLKEAMGLLRAAVAKAEERFNRYADMGRSGFLINNPDPLEYVVIDEANRLLEKGSPFRAEAARLIKEIGRTGRSVGIGIVLAAQAGHLDELGGSDTLRAMLKEGEVILLRWSSQMMASLVGDGLLPTGENLQPIPKILGAARRIQRWGAPVDRSKEKPNSQGMCYHLTSARPTSVARFFLVGSLSPHEGFDPVIRQLYGSAPPPGKPLKLIYPPPKDGKGGQAAEDSDGLEYGEGDEGEPESLPAMPKTLKERILAALDSGPLSEADLLAALDEDGGKDAKRGSVRTTVSTLRGEEKLAPKDASGLISLPM